The Syngnathus acus chromosome 2, fSynAcu1.2, whole genome shotgun sequence genomic interval TAATAGTTTTGTGGAAAGTAGGCGACTAACCCATCACATCTAGAAGCAGCAGATGAGGAATTgtattaattgtattataaCCACTATAAGTCCATTCTGGCAGTTTTTGGCACCATACTGAGGCAGTTTGACACATCAATGAATCATCTGTATCATAAAGAATATctattcacattttttattatgttttacaaagtacagtaatccctcgatATTTTGCTGGGGTTACGTTCTGAAAAGAACCCGTGATAGGTGAAATCCGTGAAGTAGAAACCTTTATTTTTACCATTATTATGAAGGTATAACATTGAAACCAAAGaacaaaacttgttttcaggCCCAGgcatttgtttaacaaagagaagtaaacattttcttccagataactacagtaaaacaattattttaatcacCAGTATGTACTATATAGTGCGCTTCTGCGGCCTGACTCCGCTCTGTAGTGTCTTTTTCATCTGAATGCActgtggggaaaaaatccgTGAAGCAGCGAGGCCGTGAAAGGTGAACCATGatatagcgagggattactgtacgtATATCAAAAGAAGTAACGGTATCGGAACCTAGTATCGGCGAGCCTGACGAGCGAATACTCGTAAAGGTATCGGTCTGAAAACAACTGGTATGGAACATCTCAAATGGCAACGTTCAAGTTCAACGAAGTGATTTCTACAACTGTTTAAAGAAGGCTCATGCAAGCTGTTATCATAtctataaattaaaatatggtAACATCCACTACACACTTCCACGTTGTTCATGAGGCTGTCTTAAAAACAAGACGTCACGGCACTGGAAACGTCTGGACGCCAAACAATGGACGACTGACAATTGGCAAACGTACGTAAGTTACATGAAAGCAccatgacaaaatgaaattgccGGAAACGGCTCGACTGCTCTGTCGTGCTGGTGCTGTGATGGAATCAAACTGAGAGGGTAAACGCtttgattgtttacacttcttACCGGTATAGTTAGTAAACATTATAGTTGGCGATTAGTGTTTGATTGACTgcgatttttttattttttttgctacgtTTGATTTGCGTCTGATTGACTGCTCATGTCCTGATGGTGGTTGACAGGTTGCAGCTATCTATCTACTCTTAATTCCGCAGTACGCTTAAAGCAATGAAACCTAACACATGTTGTCGTTTGTGAACAAAGATCTCGTTGTCACCAACCTGCAGACGAAGAGACACAAACCAGGCATTGACAGCGGAGGCAAGCTGTCCGCCATGGGGAGCGCTTTCTCTCGCGGACTGTCTATCCTGCAGGAGAGGCTGAAGACCCCCGGGCGGCAGGGCGAGGAGACCCAGAAAGACACCGACGATGACTCATTGGATGGACTTGTCAGGAGGGAAGATATCGCCCAATTTCCTTACGTGGAATTCACCGGCAGAGACAGCATAACTTGTCCAGCTTGTCAAGGAAGTGGACGCATACCATCGGGTTAGTAAAACGGGTGCATGTCAGATTCGCCTTTGCATACGAGTTGTTAGCATACTTGAGTTGTTGATGTGACTTCCGCTTATTATGTGCAAGAATACgatttttaaactatttttaTCCCCTGTGTTGGAAAACACACTTGGAGCCCCAAGTGACTTCACTTATGCTGGCAGTTATGTGCATCATCTAAATGCACCTTCACCCTATTTGCAGTGAACTGTGGGCTCCACTATTTGAACTGACTCTGCAGATCTAGGTTCCCTACTGTGCTGAAATCATGGAGCGTCTCTCACATGAGCAttggtgcccccccccccccccccccccactctttCTTGCCCAACCGACCAGTCTCATGGAGAAGTTAAAAGATTTGCAGCACATCTAGGAAACAGCAGTTTATTAAGTCAATGCAATTTACTGTTTTTAGCCTTTTGCATGAGAGATTGTCTCTCCCccaataggtcaagtcaatgAACTGGTTGCATTGATTCCATATAGCGACCAAAGGCTTCAGCCTCAAAGAACGTAAGTCATGAGTGCACGCACTACAATACCCAGCATGTCACGTTTGTGTTCTAACCTAACGTACAAACTGTCATCATCACAGCAAACTCTACGTGGTCCTGTCCGTCGTGCTGTGTTTCCTTGCCTCCATGCTGGTGGCGTTCTTCCTTTTCCCGCGATCGGTGATTGTGCTGGATGATGGGATACATGCTGTGAAGGTGCACTTTGAGCCCACGACCTACAACGTCCAGATGAACTTAACGGTGTGTGCTTCGTCGGGCTGCATGCCCTGACCGCTACCTCGCGTTTTACACAATTACATGGACAACTTCAACAaattgctaatgctaatctgCAATAACACTACAGCTCTGCTTATCCTTTGGTTATTTCTATCTGGATAAATTCTGCCAATTATGCAAATTAGCCAGACTTTTTCTGTGTATTCCAGGGTTCTCTTTACAGTTGTCAAGTGTAACTCATTCATACTCAACTCATTCGATCTCCCTTTCAGAGCACACTGAACATCAGCAACCCAAACTTTTTCTCAGTGCTGGTGCAGAGTATCAACTGCCAGGTGCTCTACATGAAGAAGGTGATCGGTATGCATCAGCTTAATGTTGCCACCACCATTTCACCACTTAGTGAGCGTCAGGTACGTTGTCATGAAGACATAGCCAACATACGTATGTGGCTATGAAATCCTTCCTCTCTCTGCCTGCTGGATTTTACTCCGCTTCATTGTTGTACAGGTGAACTTCACGGTCAGCGTGGAGATTGGCAACAGTGCACCGTATGTCTAGTAAGTGTCAAGTTGAGGGATAGTAGAAGTGTTTCtcatttaaagtttttttttttttcttcttctcacaAAAATGCTTACTGAGTTCGCAAATGCTCTCAtttgaagaatgaaaaaaggaaacTTCATTATTTTACACTAGTGAATAAAATGACACGTGTAATTTGAGGGCTTGATGACAAAGTGCTGCCTGCATcagttaaaaatacaaatcatgctttcattttagttttattaaattaatcaaattgtcttcatgTATCTTTTCAGTGCCTTCTGCACCATGCGCAGTATCAAGGTCCACAAGatccttgtttttatgcagTAAGTATGTCTACATTCAGGTTAAacaaagtttatttatatagcccttaatcacagaAATGTCTCAGAAATATTACAACAGTGGAAACACAATCCATTCCGGAATACTGTTAGCCtcgtgtttttttgcatttagatTTAAgttctttatatatataaaaaatggaaattgacTTAATCTGTCACCATCATTATTACAAGCAATTTTAATTGGCTTTCTTAACAAGGGTAGAAACGTGTTTGTCGTGTACGTTCACATTAATTGTCTTCTATTATTGATGACTTAACTGGCAAACATAATAGTGAGAGGCCAGTATAGACATGCACCACCTTTGTTCTGGTTAAATGATCATCATATTTATCCTCTTTGACATCACAATAAACAGACATTTCATAATATATCGGTCAAAGTGCTATTCACATAACTTAGAAGGCACAGTTGGAGAGTAAAAATAATGGTTGTGTCCTAGCATGATAGCTGTGTGTCTTCTATTCTTGCCTGTGTTTTCAGAACCTCCGTGAAAACATCACACCTGGTGCGAACATCCCAAAACAGCCTGGAAGCGTATCACTACGTCGACTGTGCCTTTGTGCCCTCCAGCTAAGTCTAGTTACTACAGCAATGGGTAGCAATGTTCTCTGAAGTGTTGGTCAAAGGTTGCACAATATCTGGTTTGAGGACCAAACTGCCTCTTGAATTGAGCAGCTTCCTAACGAAGGCTAcgtgttgatttttatttaaaggaTTCAGGTACCAGAAAGCATTTTCAAACCTATGTCAAAGCACTCACAATGGAATTGCAGTGTCGTAGCCACATATAAGCTTTTTAAGGGAGCATGTATTTActtattatttttgctgctACATTTAACACCGTGCCATTGACCGAAAATTTTGTTGCAAACTATAATGTTTAACTAGacctttttgtaaaaaaaagttgtgggCTTGCAGTTTCAAGGGCAAACGTTATTGCAAAGCAAAAGTGCCTTGGAAATTCTGTGTATGGCTACAAAGGTTACTCCTGCTGCATTCTTTAAtgaagcccaaaaaaaattttCACCTATCGTGCACATGAATATTTTTGATTAGGAAAAAGTGAAGCTACACGCCTGCGTTTGAACAGTTTTGGATGGCGCAAGGCAAGTGTGTACAACATTATGAGCCAATCACACTGGAGAGGGAATCTGTATGCATGTTTGACTTGAATCCTTTCTTGCTTATCAGAATCTCTGTAAAGATTTCTAGTTGTCTGTTGTTGATTTTTGAAGTTATTTGTAAAATTTTGCTTTCTCTGACTAATACATTTTAGCagatgttttaaaataacgaCTGTGTGTTCTAAGGCTAAAGAAGCATTAAAggaaatgtgaataaaaactAATAATGTGAACTTTCttcactctttttttccacaaccCTGCaccacaaattaaaataaccAGTGGCACAAGATTGTAAGGTACCACATTATCACTTTATTCTATTTTCTGAATACAAAAGAGCAGAATATCCTTTTCAGACAAAACTTTCCTTTTGTTATGTCTCATACATGGTCCTATAGCTGCATGTGAAAATATATTACTACATAATATAGTGCTTGACATGGCGATATCATACAGAGACCACAATATATTATCGCTGTaataaacaatgttttttttttttatgaaggcAACACgctaaaataaatgcatagcAGACCTACAAGGAGCAGTTAAGTACAAAAATATAGCTGGATAAAAAGCTTATTAATTCATACAAGAGTGCTTCATCTTTGGTTAAGTACATTTTTGGTCTCCATGTGAAAATGATCTTCAATACAACAAGAGTACGATAACACTGTACGTTCTTCCTCACGTCTCCTTTTCCTGCTTCACTTGCGTTACTTTAGTTAACGACACTTGGTCGACGAAATACTTTCAAACTGCCTCCGACTCGCACGGTTAAAAAGTTAACATTCTTGTTAACGCTCAGCAGTCTCAAACATGTCACCAACGATTTATGAGTTGGGGGAATGTAACAAGATTGTCGTTAATGATCATGTGAGTTACCCTTCATATGTGACGTGACACTAGACCTCATCAGATCTTTGGTCTTTAGATTTTAAATGTCAGCTGGGACGTATTCAAAGTTTGTGATGCTACAAATCATCTACATCTGGTCTCACACAGCTGGTTCATTCGGTTTTCAACTTGCAGCATAATCCGATTATGCAAATTTCAATAACTAGTTGTTTACATATGATGTTTCTGCCCTAGAATGTACTGGACTATACAAAACATAAATTGGTAATTGTAGCCAAAAAGTATGGATTACAACTTCTGACCTTACTTCATCAACTCTGGATTTTTCAGTATATCGGCACCTAGAGAATTTAGTAATGACAGACTTTGATGTGATCCATTCAACCCCACATGGCATCTCAGCAGGTTATCAGGGCTGCTTTGCGTTGCCATGGTGAGTGAATAGACTTTTATTTTAGTGATGCCAGGTGCTGATCAAATAGAACTTTCAATATTAGAGCATGTGTGTTTTGGTCTTTTTGTAACAGTTCCTCtgaggtttgtttgtttgtttgtttgtttgtttagaaTTGCAAGGTGCGTCAGATCAAATGCTTTTGGAGGTTACTCGGCCCTTTGGAATCGAGATACAACATACTTCATTTTGGtgaaaaaatgtcacatgCCCTTGAGTCCGATTAGCTCCTTAACGAGCGAATCTCAACACAGGGGTTAGGATTCAAGCTCACAACAAAAGCAGTTCCTCTCTACCGGCGCTGTGACAACATGACCTTGTTGATGAAGTTGACGATGGCACAGGCTGGTTGTTCCGGGTCCAGCTCGGCAAACAGGTGGCAGACGTTCTCCGCCAAGCTGCCCGGTTTCTTGGCTACGAAACCGAAAACTCTGGGGGAGAGGATTATGAAGTGCACAAGCCAGTAAGGATTTGGTCAACTGGTCTCATCAATCACACCAGGGTTTCCTAAACTTTTTCTGCCCAATAATTAGAAATGTGGTTTCCATCCCTGCTCATCAAATAACAATCTAATGAGAGTAATCACTCATATTGTTGCTGGGGGTATTGTAACTGTGTCGCTATAAAACTGAGAAATACTGTACAGATCATAACGAACATGGCACACGTGAAATAAAAAGCTTTACCAAAACAATTTGCTTGCTTGATCAATAAAACAGCTTCGAATTTTGCTTGATACCATGCAGCCGCTACTCTGATACaccaaaatggacaaaaatattgAGACCCACAATTTCAATTCCCATTAAATATCATTTCAGGCATTTTCAtatgaatgctttttttttgctacctAGGAAAGCATACCTACATGCTGCAAATatgaagtaccgtaattttcggactataagtcgcggttttttcatagtttgtgtgggggggcgacttatactcaggagcgacttatatacatatatatgttttttttcacttttttgggcattttatggctggtgcgacttatactccggtgcgacttatagtccgaaaattacggtaaatgaaAAGAAGTTACACTTCCTCTCCAGAGGTATTGAAGTGTAGCATGAGACAGGGTGAGTTTGCCCAAGCTAGCAAAGAAAGCACACCAGCTAGTAAAATTGGCTTAATCAGTATATTTGCATTACTTAAGCtgtatttatttgcaggcTATCCTGGTCCTTATCATTTACATTTATAAGGAAGCATACATGCTTTGTCACGCCAGTAACCAAACAAACAGCAGAGCACTTACTTAACAGTTGTGTTGTCTGAGTTAGTCCACCTAttcaaagagaaagagagcagGCTCAGGCAGCTGCAGGCAGCAtgctcacacacaccaacacacgcgcgcacgcacgcacacacacacacacacacacacacacacacacacacacacacacacacacacacacacacacacgcacacgcacactcactcaTGCATAAAAGCGCTCAAATCCAGCATTGCACATAAAACCATGCAAGGATCACAGCAACAGATGCAGCCAAGTGATCCAGGGTGCAATCGGCGGATTTTCTGTTAGTTTCAATACTAACTGCAGCTAGACAATAACAATCTTTGGCTGGCCCACCTCCTGTCCTTTGGGTCAAGGCTACTGAAGGTTACGCTGTTCACTGCATAATGTCTGCGGAAGAAAACCCTAGAACAAGACAGACAGAACATCATTGAAGAAATTTGAGAATATGGCTTAATGCACTGGAAATCAAACAAGTCACTGGCTAATTTAATTGACgttattcatccatccatccatccatttcctttAGCACTTCTCATTATGATTGAGGGTGACCAGAGCCTATGACAGCAGACTTTGGGTGTGATAAAATTGATGAGGGAAATTTCAGATAGCGGTTCAGATACTACACCTGACATACCGCTCTACGTAACCCTTGCCAGGAGGCATATAAGTAATCCAAgttaatattaaaatgaaatattcaggcggctcggtggggcactggctagcacgtccgcctcacagtaaggagggtgcgggttcgattccacctccggccctccctgtgtggagtttgcatgttctccccgtgtccgcgtgggttttctccgggcactccggtttcctcccacatccccgaaaacatgcttggtaggccgagtgagcgctccaaattgcccctaggtgtgagtgcgtgtgcggatggttgttcgtctctgtgtgccctgcgattggctggcaaccggttcagggtgtcccccgcctactgcccgatgacagctgggataggctccagcaagcccgcgacccccgtggggatacagcggtacagaaaatggatggatggatattctAAGGATATAAGATATTTCGTGACATTTTGTACCTGCGCTGGCTGTCGGTCAATGTGATGCCCTGCGACGTCACTTTGAACTGGACAACGGTGGCAGCGGAACGCGGGTTGCGACCAAGTGTGGCGTCTGTTGCTTTGGCAATGGCCTGAGGGCCAGTCAGAGACTCAGTTTCCACGGAGTTCAGGTAGAGGACGTTACAGGCTGAGGGACGAGAAGCAACATGAGTGAAAACACAATAGATGCACCTTGCAGAGAATTTGTTTCtcccatttttacatttagggTTGGGTATAATATTAATTGGAAAGTCATGAGCTTGATCACGTAAAAAAGGAAACTCCAAAGTCACGACTGTAATCAGTAATATTAACACAAAATAGTTTTATCGGTCCATATTTTAACTTCCTGTAAGTGTATTGCTGATATACTTGTAGTTTATGTGGAGATCGGTCAACTCACCTGCTCCTTGTTTGAGCAGGTCAGCGGCAGTGCTGATGTTACTAACAGGCTGAACCTCTGGCACATCTCCTATCAGATCTGACAACATGCAGAAACACAATTATTCAATACAAATTAAGCAATATATacacttgaaatatttttattttatttcaattactTTCATGAGATGTTTATTACACGTGCAATAGATGTGATGAATGCATGAATGCTGACCTTTTTCAAGGATCTTCAGAGCACAGGGCAAAGAGATGGGTGTGATGGAGTGTTGATAGACTAATGCAGAAAGACTCcctaaaaattaaaacatctcaTGTTGACTCTTCATATGTGGTATTGAAAGTATTTTTCCTTGACAAAAAGGCCTACCAAAGTAGGGCTCGTTCTGACAGCCTTTAATCTTGACTCCTCGAGGGCCTGTTTCTATGAGGAAGTGCCTCACCAAATGTTCCAGAGGGTCGCCTGCTGTCACAACAGAGGAAATAAATGATAGGCCTAAAATgttgataaaataaaatcttaatTTCGAAACAT includes:
- the tmem106c gene encoding transmembrane protein 106C isoform X2; its protein translation is MGSAFSRGLSILQERLKTPGRQGEETQKDTDDDSLDGLVRREDIAQFPYVEFTGRDSITCPACQGSGRIPSGQVNELVALIPYSDQRLQPQRTKLYVVLSVVLCFLASMLVAFFLFPRSVIVLDDGIHAVKVHFEPTTYNVQMNLTSTLNISNPNFFSVLVQSINCQVLYMKKVIGMHQLNVATTISPLSERQVNFTVSVEIGNSAPYVYAFCTMRSIKVHKILVFMQTSVKTSHLVRTSQNSLEAYHYVDCAFVPSS
- the tmem106c gene encoding transmembrane protein 106C isoform X1, with the protein product MLSFVNKDLVVTNLQTKRHKPGIDSGGKLSAMGSAFSRGLSILQERLKTPGRQGEETQKDTDDDSLDGLVRREDIAQFPYVEFTGRDSITCPACQGSGRIPSGQVNELVALIPYSDQRLQPQRTKLYVVLSVVLCFLASMLVAFFLFPRSVIVLDDGIHAVKVHFEPTTYNVQMNLTSTLNISNPNFFSVLVQSINCQVLYMKKVIGMHQLNVATTISPLSERQVNFTVSVEIGNSAPYVYAFCTMRSIKVHKILVFMQTSVKTSHLVRTSQNSLEAYHYVDCAFVPSS